A part of Streptomyces sp. NBC_01210 genomic DNA contains:
- the sdhC gene encoding succinate dehydrogenase, cytochrome b556 subunit, producing MPAGTLYRGREGMWSWVAHRVTGVLIFFFLFVHVLDTALVRVSPEAYDSVVATYKTPIVALLEYGLVAAILFHALNGLRVIAVDFWSKGPRYQKQMFWTVMAIWFVLMVGALYPVLGHAVRELLGS from the coding sequence GTGCCGGCTGGAACGCTGTACCGCGGCCGGGAAGGAATGTGGTCCTGGGTGGCTCATCGAGTCACCGGCGTCCTCATCTTCTTCTTCCTGTTCGTACACGTGCTGGATACCGCTCTCGTCCGCGTCTCTCCCGAGGCGTATGACAGTGTCGTTGCCACGTACAAGACGCCGATCGTCGCGCTGCTCGAATACGGCCTGGTGGCCGCCATTCTCTTCCATGCGCTCAACGGCCTGCGTGTCATCGCTGTGGACTTCTGGTCCAAGGGCCCGCGCTACCAGAAGCAGATGTTCTGGACCGTCATGGCCATCTGGTTCGTGCTGATGGTGGGTGCCCTGTACCCGGTGCTCGGCCACGCCGTACGTGAACTGCTCGGGAGCTGA
- the sdhA gene encoding succinate dehydrogenase flavoprotein subunit, which produces MKIHKYDTVIVGAGGAGMRAAIESTKRSRTAVLTKLYPTRSHTGAAQGGMAAALANVEEDNWEWHTFDTVKGGDYLVDQDAAEILAKEAIDAVLDLEKMGLPFNRTPDGTIDQRRFGGHSRNHGEAPVRRSCYAADRTGHMILQTLYQNCVKEGVEFFNEFYVLDQLITEVDGVKKSAGVVAYELATGEIHIFQAKAVIYASGGTGKFFKVTSNAHTLTGDGQAACYRRGLPLEDMEFFQFHPTGIWRMGILLTEGARGEGGILRNKDGERFMEKYAPVMKDLASRDVVSRSIYTEIREGRGCGPEGDHVYLDLTHLPPEQLDAKLPDITEFARTYLGIEPYTDPIPIQPTAHYAMGGIPTNVEGEVLRDNTTVVPGLYAAGEVACVSVHGANRLGTNSLLDINVFGKRAGIAAAEYSAKNDYVELPEDPAAFVQEQVERLRSATGNERVADIRRELQECMDANVMVFRTEQTIKTAVEKIGELRERYLNVSVQDKGKRFNTDLLEAIELGNLLDLAEVMAVSALARKESRGGHYREDYPNRDDVNFMRHTMAYREVGDDGIESIRLDYKPVVQTRYQPMERKY; this is translated from the coding sequence ATGAAGATCCATAAGTACGACACCGTCATCGTCGGCGCGGGCGGCGCCGGCATGCGCGCGGCCATCGAGTCGACCAAGCGCAGCCGTACCGCCGTACTGACGAAGCTGTACCCGACCCGCTCCCACACGGGCGCCGCGCAGGGTGGCATGGCCGCCGCGCTCGCCAACGTGGAGGAGGACAACTGGGAGTGGCACACCTTCGACACGGTCAAGGGCGGTGACTACCTGGTCGACCAGGACGCCGCCGAGATCCTGGCGAAGGAGGCCATCGACGCCGTCCTCGACCTGGAGAAGATGGGCCTGCCGTTCAACCGGACGCCGGACGGCACCATCGACCAGCGCCGCTTCGGCGGGCACTCGCGCAACCACGGCGAGGCGCCGGTCCGCCGGTCCTGCTACGCCGCGGACCGCACCGGTCACATGATCCTCCAGACGCTGTACCAGAACTGCGTCAAGGAGGGCGTGGAGTTCTTCAACGAGTTCTACGTCCTGGACCAGCTGATCACCGAGGTCGACGGCGTCAAGAAGTCGGCGGGTGTGGTCGCGTACGAGCTGGCCACCGGCGAGATCCACATCTTCCAGGCGAAGGCCGTCATCTACGCCTCGGGCGGCACCGGCAAGTTCTTCAAGGTGACCTCCAACGCGCACACCCTGACCGGTGACGGGCAGGCCGCCTGCTACCGGCGCGGACTGCCGCTGGAGGACATGGAGTTCTTCCAGTTCCACCCGACGGGCATCTGGCGCATGGGCATCCTGCTGACGGAGGGCGCCCGCGGTGAGGGCGGCATCCTCCGCAACAAGGACGGCGAGCGCTTCATGGAGAAGTACGCGCCCGTCATGAAGGACCTCGCCTCGCGTGACGTCGTCTCGCGCTCCATCTACACGGAGATCCGCGAGGGCCGCGGGTGCGGTCCCGAGGGCGACCACGTCTACCTGGACCTGACCCACCTGCCGCCGGAGCAGCTGGACGCCAAGCTCCCGGACATCACCGAGTTCGCGCGTACGTACCTCGGCATCGAGCCCTACACGGACCCGATCCCGATCCAGCCGACCGCGCACTACGCCATGGGCGGCATCCCGACCAACGTCGAGGGTGAGGTCCTGCGGGACAACACCACCGTCGTTCCCGGTCTGTACGCCGCCGGTGAGGTCGCCTGCGTCTCGGTGCACGGCGCCAACCGCCTGGGCACCAACTCGCTGCTGGACATCAACGTCTTCGGCAAGCGGGCCGGCATCGCCGCGGCCGAGTACTCCGCGAAGAACGACTATGTCGAGCTTCCCGAGGACCCGGCGGCGTTCGTCCAGGAGCAGGTCGAGCGGCTGCGCAGCGCCACGGGCAACGAGCGAGTCGCTGACATCCGCCGCGAGCTCCAGGAGTGCATGGACGCCAATGTGATGGTGTTCCGTACCGAGCAGACGATCAAGACCGCCGTCGAGAAGATCGGCGAGCTGCGCGAGCGCTACCTGAACGTCTCGGTCCAGGACAAGGGCAAGCGGTTCAACACCGACCTGCTGGAGGCCATCGAGCTGGGGAACCTGCTCGACCTGGCCGAGGTCATGGCCGTCTCCGCACTCGCCCGCAAGGAGTCCCGCGGCGGTCACTACCGCGAGGACTACCCCAACCGCGACGACGTCAACTTCATGCGCCACACCATGGCGTACCGCGAGGTGGGCGACGACGGCATCGAGTCGATCCGGCTCGACTACAAGCCGGTCGTCCAGACCCGCTACCAGCCGATGGAGCGTAAGTACTGA
- a CDS encoding succinate dehydrogenase hydrophobic membrane anchor subunit has translation MSADTSSVIGPVEGESLYDVDNPAPYIEAPRRRTKKTPKSTRGNFEMAAWLFMRLSGVVLVVLVIGHLLIQLVLDGGVSKIGFAFVAGRWASPFWQTWDLLMLWLAMLHGANGLRTVINDYAERANTRLWLKGLLYTATVFTILLGTLVIFTFDPNIR, from the coding sequence ATGTCTGCTGACACTTCTTCCGTGATCGGTCCCGTCGAGGGCGAGAGCCTTTACGACGTGGACAATCCGGCTCCGTACATCGAGGCGCCTCGCCGGCGTACCAAGAAGACCCCGAAGTCGACCCGCGGCAACTTCGAGATGGCCGCATGGCTCTTCATGCGCCTGTCCGGTGTTGTCCTCGTCGTCCTGGTCATCGGCCACCTGCTGATCCAGCTGGTGCTCGACGGCGGCGTCTCCAAGATCGGCTTCGCCTTCGTGGCCGGCCGCTGGGCGTCCCCGTTCTGGCAGACCTGGGACCTGCTGATGCTGTGGCTCGCCATGCTGCACGGCGCCAATGGCCTCCGTACCGTCATCAACGACTACGCGGAGCGCGCCAACACGCGCCTGTGGCTCAAGGGCCTGCTGTACACCGCCACGGTGTTCACCATCCTTCTGGGCACGCTGGTGATCTTCACCTTCGACCCGAACATCCGCTAA
- a CDS encoding DUF4132 domain-containing protein, whose protein sequence is MGTRYPERVETVRQLAAEGNMGLLADELLHIATGNDNHWDGDGAPVLDAVRKLPEDERMRLTDGLVKRSRAYPWGDPVRTHALTLVGIVGRGLPQDFVRADRLTRMEELSTAHAFHAYHELITLAEGELDAGRELPGAFVALLRRSLLDSYGVVPELSLVLDRVEDPVLNPGEAWADQALADAARFGDAGRRLLKHLRTATSAKPTGTWEQTGRERIDEIGTGAVRDAVLSWLQLVGRPRTIQLYARPHGADPNSLYDPFNADALRGVAWLAALLPAGRDTARVLGALVETSLRKVPQVGPRNPKVANAGVSGLSRADGDAALAELARLSTRVTYKGTLKQLSAAIEARAQALGLSREEIEELAVPAYGLTGVGHGQYELGESTALLEVHGNKAVLSWRNAAGKAVKSVPAAVKRDFPDGLKELRAAVRDIGKMLTGQAERLDRQFLARRTWTYQDWRKRCLDHPLVGTLARRLIWMIGDTPAYFHGTDVHTLDGDPVYATDAAVVELWHPASRPASEVAAWQQRLEARRITQPFKQAHREVYPLTDAERTTGTYSNRFAGHVLRQHQFNSLAAVRGWTARLRLSVDDSYPPAVRELPQWGLRAEYWIEGVGGREDDDLTDSGAYTRVVTDQVRFYPIDAPGNRAHAGGGAYRQGSRWQDGTPVDPLPLTGIPELVLSEVLRDVDLFVGVASVGNDPTWQDGGPGGRFREYWTSYGFGELSQTAATRRELLTRLVPRLAIADRCTVDGRFLRVRGDRHTYRIHLGSGNILIDPHERYLCIVPSAGSGAVNTGYLPFEGDRMLAVILSKAMMLAKDTEITDATITSQL, encoded by the coding sequence ATGGGGACGCGCTACCCGGAGCGGGTCGAGACGGTCCGGCAGCTGGCCGCCGAAGGCAATATGGGCCTCCTCGCCGATGAGTTGCTGCATATCGCGACCGGCAACGACAACCACTGGGACGGCGACGGGGCGCCGGTGCTGGACGCTGTCCGGAAGCTGCCCGAGGACGAGCGGATGCGGCTCACCGACGGGCTGGTGAAGCGCTCCCGGGCATACCCCTGGGGAGACCCCGTCCGTACGCACGCACTGACCCTTGTCGGGATCGTCGGGCGCGGGCTCCCGCAGGACTTCGTCCGCGCCGATCGGCTCACGCGCATGGAAGAGCTCAGCACCGCCCACGCCTTCCACGCCTACCACGAACTGATCACGCTGGCGGAGGGCGAACTGGACGCGGGACGCGAACTGCCCGGCGCGTTCGTCGCCCTGCTGCGCCGTTCCCTGCTGGACAGTTACGGCGTCGTGCCCGAACTCTCCCTCGTACTGGACCGGGTCGAGGACCCCGTCCTCAACCCCGGTGAGGCGTGGGCGGACCAGGCCCTGGCGGACGCGGCCCGGTTCGGCGACGCCGGGCGGCGGCTGCTGAAGCATCTGCGGACCGCCACCTCCGCCAAGCCCACCGGCACATGGGAGCAGACCGGCCGCGAGCGGATCGACGAGATCGGTACCGGGGCCGTACGGGACGCGGTGCTGAGCTGGCTCCAGCTCGTGGGACGGCCACGGACGATCCAGCTGTACGCGAGGCCGCACGGGGCGGATCCCAACAGCCTGTACGACCCGTTCAACGCCGACGCCCTGCGCGGAGTCGCCTGGCTGGCCGCCCTGCTGCCGGCCGGCCGGGACACCGCACGCGTCCTCGGCGCCCTCGTCGAGACGTCTCTGCGCAAAGTCCCCCAAGTCGGCCCGCGCAACCCGAAGGTCGCCAACGCCGGCGTGAGCGGGCTCTCCCGTGCGGACGGCGACGCGGCCCTCGCCGAACTGGCGCGGCTGTCCACGCGCGTCACCTACAAGGGCACGCTCAAACAGCTGAGCGCCGCGATCGAGGCCCGCGCACAGGCCCTCGGTCTGAGCCGGGAGGAGATCGAGGAGCTCGCCGTACCGGCGTACGGACTGACCGGTGTCGGGCACGGCCAGTACGAACTGGGCGAATCCACGGCCCTGTTGGAGGTGCACGGCAACAAGGCGGTGTTGTCCTGGCGCAATGCCGCGGGCAAGGCCGTCAAGAGCGTGCCCGCGGCCGTGAAGCGCGACTTCCCGGACGGGCTCAAGGAGCTCAGGGCCGCCGTCAGGGACATCGGCAAGATGCTCACCGGGCAGGCCGAGCGGCTGGACCGGCAGTTCCTGGCCCGCCGCACCTGGACGTACCAGGACTGGCGCAAGCGCTGTCTCGACCACCCGCTGGTCGGCACGCTCGCCCGCCGGCTGATCTGGATGATCGGCGACACCCCTGCGTACTTCCACGGAACCGATGTGCACACGCTGGACGGCGACCCGGTGTACGCCACCGACGCTGCCGTCGTCGAGCTCTGGCACCCGGCCTCCCGCCCGGCGTCCGAGGTCGCCGCCTGGCAGCAGCGGCTGGAGGCCCGGCGCATCACCCAGCCGTTCAAACAGGCCCACCGCGAGGTGTATCCGCTCACCGACGCGGAGCGGACCACGGGGACCTACTCCAACCGCTTCGCCGGGCACGTCCTGCGCCAGCACCAGTTCAACTCCCTGGCCGCGGTCCGCGGCTGGACGGCCCGGCTCCGGCTCAGCGTCGACGACTCGTACCCGCCCGCGGTAAGGGAGTTGCCGCAGTGGGGGCTGCGCGCCGAGTACTGGATCGAGGGCGTCGGCGGCAGGGAGGACGACGACCTCACCGATTCCGGCGCGTACACCCGCGTCGTCACCGATCAGGTCCGCTTCTATCCGATCGACGCCCCCGGCAACCGGGCGCACGCGGGCGGCGGCGCCTACCGCCAGGGCAGCAGATGGCAGGACGGGACACCCGTCGACCCGCTGCCGCTCACCGGCATACCCGAGCTCGTGCTCTCCGAAGTCCTGCGTGACGTCGACCTGTTCGTGGGCGTGGCCTCCGTCGGCAACGACCCCACCTGGCAGGACGGCGGACCCGGCGGCCGCTTCCGGGAGTACTGGACCTCGTACGGCTTCGGCGAGCTGTCCCAAACGGCCGCGACCCGCCGCGAGTTGCTCACCCGGCTCGTCCCGCGGCTTGCGATCGCCGACCGCTGCACCGTCGACGGCCGCTTCCTGCGGGTCCGAGGCGATCGGCACACGTACCGAATCCATCTCGGCTCGGGCAACATCCTGATCGATCCGCACGAGCGCTATCTGTGCATCGTCCCGTCGGCGGGCAGCGGCGCGGTGAACACCGGATACCTGCCCTTCGAGGGTGACCGGATGCTCGCCGTGATCCTCAGCAAGGCGATGATGCTCGCCAAGGACACGGAGATCACCGACGCCACGATCACCAGCCAGCTCTAG
- a CDS encoding SMP-30/gluconolactonase/LRE family protein: protein MSSTTRPSIYEILDDRFRTGRCANGDERLETLHDGCRWAEGPLYLPAWRQLIWSDIPNDRMLRWDEATGAISLFRSPAGHSNGNTLDREGRLISCEQGNRRVTRTEPDGTLTVLADRFEGKHLNSPNDAAVRSDGSVWFSDPDFGITSDYEGFRAESEIGACNVYRVDPATGEVRLVADGFGGPNGLVFSLDERQLYVSDTRAGQIRVFDVRESGTLSDGKVFAEAADGISRFDNIRFDDEGRLWAAAMDGGVHCYDPDGTLIGRIVVPEAVSNITFGGPKNNRLFITATTSLHSLVMSVTGARRPA from the coding sequence ATGTCCAGCACTACCCGCCCCTCGATATACGAGATCCTGGACGATCGCTTCCGCACCGGACGCTGTGCCAACGGCGACGAGCGGCTGGAGACGCTCCACGACGGCTGCCGCTGGGCCGAGGGCCCGCTCTATCTGCCCGCCTGGCGGCAGCTGATCTGGAGCGACATCCCCAACGACCGCATGCTGCGCTGGGACGAGGCGACCGGCGCGATCAGCCTCTTCCGCTCTCCGGCCGGCCACAGCAACGGGAACACGCTCGACCGCGAGGGCCGGTTGATCAGCTGCGAGCAGGGCAACCGACGCGTGACCCGCACCGAACCGGACGGCACGCTCACCGTCCTCGCCGACCGCTTCGAGGGCAAGCACCTCAACAGCCCGAACGACGCAGCGGTACGGTCCGACGGCTCGGTCTGGTTCTCCGACCCCGACTTCGGCATCACCAGCGACTACGAGGGCTTCCGCGCGGAGAGCGAGATCGGCGCCTGCAACGTCTATCGCGTGGACCCGGCCACGGGCGAGGTCCGCCTGGTCGCCGACGGCTTCGGCGGCCCCAACGGCCTGGTCTTCTCGCTCGACGAGCGGCAGTTGTACGTCTCCGACACACGCGCCGGCCAGATCCGCGTCTTCGACGTACGCGAGAGCGGCACGCTCTCGGACGGCAAGGTCTTCGCCGAGGCGGCGGACGGCATCAGCCGTTTCGACAACATCCGCTTCGACGACGAAGGCCGGCTGTGGGCGGCGGCCATGGACGGCGGAGTGCACTGCTACGACCCGGACGGGACCCTGATCGGCCGGATCGTCGTCCCCGAGGCGGTCTCCAACATCACCTTCGGCGGCCCGAAGAACAACCGGCTGTTCATCACGGCGACGACGAGTCTGCACTCCCTGGTGATGTCGGTGACGGGTGCTCGGCGGCCAGCATGA
- a CDS encoding MarR family winged helix-turn-helix transcriptional regulator, giving the protein MEHRDWTDGHVERWRPVLPDLDPDIEGAVTRMKKLSVHLRRVREQSLLDFDLERHEFDTLHKLAGRGGKAAPSELAADLDLAPASVTGRLDALEKRGFIRRTPSTTDRRRVDVELTKSGRATWLGAMDVLGDEEYRLLGVLSKDERKQLNDMLRRVMLAAEHPSPTSPGSADSSSP; this is encoded by the coding sequence ATGGAGCACCGCGACTGGACCGACGGACATGTGGAGCGATGGAGGCCCGTCCTGCCCGACCTCGACCCCGACATCGAGGGAGCGGTCACGCGGATGAAGAAACTCTCCGTGCATCTGCGTCGGGTGCGGGAACAGTCCCTGCTCGACTTCGACCTGGAACGCCATGAGTTCGACACCCTGCACAAGCTTGCGGGCCGCGGCGGCAAGGCGGCCCCCTCCGAACTCGCCGCGGACCTCGACCTGGCCCCGGCCTCGGTCACCGGCCGCCTGGACGCGCTCGAGAAACGCGGGTTCATCCGCCGTACGCCCTCCACAACCGACCGCCGCCGGGTCGATGTGGAACTGACGAAGTCGGGCCGGGCGACCTGGCTGGGCGCGATGGACGTCCTCGGCGACGAGGAGTACCGGCTGCTCGGGGTCCTCTCCAAGGACGAACGGAAGCAGCTCAACGACATGCTGCGACGCGTCATGCTGGCCGCCGAGCACCCGTCACCGACATCACCAGGGAGTGCAGACTCGTCGTCGCCGTGA
- a CDS encoding MFS transporter, which yields MPPHPLRTRAFRLLFLGRTLSLLGDAAIPAALALAVYEATGSTGALALVLGCAMVPKLLLLPLGGVVGDRFNARTVALVTDAVRCLTQLLVAVELLGGEPRLWHIAVAEAVGGAAGAFAMPTVSPLITGTVEEDGLRKANAVMGVAQSATRLGGPALAGLLIYTVGPGWAFVLDAASFAVSAVLLATVRVRHVPIPRRSLLADLKEGWAEVLARDWYWTSLLAHAAWNGAAAVLMTLGPAIAVRELGGRGTWVALLQTGAVGLLLGSLIAARARPERPVLVANLGLATYALPLGLLALSAPAPLTIAAYGVAQAGLGFLSPVWATSVQQAIPAHALARVTSYDWLLSLGAMPLGYALAPLAASAWGPSLPLAVAAVVVGAACLGTAAVPGVRRFGAAGAVVSGAPYRRKELSSGRGPAR from the coding sequence ATGCCACCGCATCCTCTGCGCACGCGCGCCTTCCGGCTGCTGTTCCTCGGCCGCACACTGTCCTTGCTCGGCGACGCCGCGATTCCCGCCGCGCTGGCCCTCGCCGTGTACGAAGCCACCGGATCGACCGGCGCACTCGCGCTCGTACTGGGCTGCGCGATGGTCCCGAAGCTCCTGCTGCTGCCGCTCGGCGGCGTCGTCGGGGACCGGTTCAACGCCCGTACGGTCGCGCTCGTCACCGACGCCGTACGGTGCCTCACCCAGCTCCTCGTGGCAGTGGAACTCCTCGGCGGCGAGCCCCGGTTGTGGCATATCGCCGTCGCCGAGGCGGTCGGTGGGGCGGCGGGCGCGTTCGCGATGCCGACCGTCTCGCCGCTGATCACCGGGACGGTCGAGGAGGACGGGCTACGGAAGGCCAACGCTGTGATGGGCGTCGCGCAGAGCGCCACCCGGCTCGGCGGACCCGCACTCGCCGGACTGCTGATCTACACCGTCGGGCCCGGCTGGGCCTTCGTACTCGACGCGGCGAGCTTCGCGGTGAGCGCCGTGCTGCTCGCGACTGTCCGCGTACGGCACGTGCCCATTCCGCGGCGGTCGCTGCTCGCCGACCTCAAGGAGGGCTGGGCCGAGGTCCTCGCCCGCGACTGGTACTGGACCAGCCTCCTCGCGCACGCCGCGTGGAACGGCGCGGCCGCCGTACTGATGACGCTCGGCCCCGCCATCGCCGTACGCGAGTTGGGCGGGCGGGGCACCTGGGTCGCGCTGCTCCAGACCGGCGCGGTCGGGCTGCTGCTGGGCTCGCTGATCGCCGCGCGGGCCCGGCCCGAGCGGCCGGTCCTGGTGGCCAATCTGGGTCTTGCGACCTACGCGCTGCCGCTCGGGCTGCTGGCCCTTTCCGCGCCCGCTCCGCTGACCATCGCGGCGTACGGCGTCGCCCAGGCCGGGCTCGGCTTCCTCTCACCGGTCTGGGCGACCTCGGTCCAGCAGGCGATCCCGGCGCATGCGCTCGCCCGGGTCACGTCGTACGACTGGCTGCTCTCGCTCGGCGCGATGCCGCTCGGGTATGCGCTGGCACCGCTGGCCGCCTCGGCATGGGGCCCTTCGTTGCCGCTCGCGGTCGCGGCGGTCGTGGTGGGCGCGGCCTGCCTGGGCACGGCGGCGGTTCCTGGAGTGCGCCGGTTCGGGGCCGCCGGGGCCGTTGTCAGTGGTGCGCCGTACCGTCGGAAGGAGTTGAGCTCGGGGAGGGGACCGGCACGATGA
- a CDS encoding Lrp/AsnC family transcriptional regulator, whose protein sequence is MDAIDRELVALLQQDATQAYAALGKAVGLSAGAAHERVRKLRERGVIRRTTVEVDPAALGRGVLAFVMVESSVWMGESGAAFAAISEIQEAHIIAGSASVLVKVRTATTEQLQDVLRRLYAIEGVSGTHATVSLETFFERPVSPRQD, encoded by the coding sequence GTGGATGCCATCGATCGTGAGCTTGTGGCCCTGCTCCAGCAGGACGCCACCCAGGCCTACGCAGCGCTGGGCAAGGCCGTCGGCCTCTCGGCCGGCGCCGCGCACGAGCGGGTGAGGAAACTGCGCGAGCGCGGTGTCATCCGCCGTACGACGGTGGAGGTGGACCCGGCGGCGCTGGGACGGGGTGTGCTCGCCTTCGTCATGGTCGAATCGTCCGTCTGGATGGGGGAGTCGGGCGCCGCGTTCGCCGCGATCTCCGAGATCCAGGAAGCGCACATCATCGCGGGCAGCGCGTCCGTGCTGGTGAAGGTGCGCACCGCCACCACCGAGCAGCTCCAGGACGTGCTGCGGCGGTTGTACGCCATCGAGGGCGTCAGCGGCACGCATGCCACCGTCTCGCTGGAGACCTTCTTCGAGCGGCCGGTCTCCCCCCGTCAGGACTGA
- a CDS encoding succinate dehydrogenase iron-sulfur subunit has translation MSTPVLDKVEAESTASPYITVTFRIRRFNPEVSDEAQWQDFPIEIDPKERVLDALHKIKWDVDGSLTFRRSCAHGICGSDAMRINGKNRLACKTLIKDINPEKPITVEAIKGLTVLKDLVVDMEPFFQAYRDVMPFLITKGNEPTRERLQTAEDRERFDDTTKCILCAACTSSCPVFWNDGQYFGPAAIVNAHRFIFDSRDEGGEQRLEILNDKDGVWRCRTTFNCTDACPRGIEVTKAIQEVKRALITRRF, from the coding sequence ATGTCTACTCCCGTACTGGACAAGGTGGAGGCGGAGAGCACCGCCTCGCCCTACATCACGGTCACCTTCCGGATCCGCCGCTTCAACCCCGAGGTCTCCGACGAGGCCCAGTGGCAGGACTTCCCGATCGAGATCGACCCCAAGGAGCGTGTGCTCGACGCCCTCCACAAGATCAAGTGGGACGTCGACGGTTCGCTCACCTTCCGGCGCTCCTGCGCGCACGGCATCTGCGGCTCCGACGCGATGCGGATCAACGGCAAGAACAGGCTCGCCTGCAAGACGCTGATCAAGGACATCAACCCGGAGAAGCCGATCACGGTCGAGGCCATAAAGGGCCTCACGGTCCTCAAGGACCTGGTCGTGGACATGGAGCCGTTCTTCCAGGCGTACCGCGATGTGATGCCCTTCCTCATCACCAAGGGCAACGAGCCGACGCGAGAGCGTCTGCAGACCGCCGAGGACCGCGAGCGCTTCGACGACACCACCAAGTGCATCCTGTGCGCCGCGTGCACCTCCTCGTGCCCGGTGTTCTGGAACGACGGCCAGTACTTCGGCCCGGCGGCGATCGTGAACGCGCACCGTTTCATCTTCGACTCGCGTGACGAGGGCGGCGAGCAGCGGCTGGAGATCCTCAACGACAAGGACGGTGTGTGGCGTTGCCGCACGACGTTCAACTGCACGGACGCCTGCCCGCGCGGTATCGAGGTCACCAAGGCGATCCAGGAAGTGAAGCGGGCGCTGATCACGCGTCGCTTCTGA
- a CDS encoding 2-oxo-4-hydroxy-4-carboxy-5-ureidoimidazoline decarboxylase translates to MHHLSPSRPAVPFEEPTLSSESHAGLPKRPPPLHHSHRALDPSAIPSPRHGAPGLAHFNAAPADLAEAVLLACCGSRRWAQRVVAHRPYPDLDALLAASDEAGYDLSPADLSEALSEESSAGLQPGAPQAAQTALSAAHAAYESRFGHAFVISLHGYHPDEYLDQVLVGIRTRLAHEPDEERAVSAEELRGLARSRLAHVVANHPESDVAGASR, encoded by the coding sequence ATCCATCACTTGTCTCCCAGCCGTCCCGCTGTCCCGTTCGAGGAGCCCACGCTGTCCAGCGAATCCCACGCCGGCCTCCCGAAGCGACCGCCGCCACTCCACCACAGTCACCGAGCCCTCGATCCTTCCGCCATACCCTCCCCGCGTCACGGCGCGCCGGGCCTCGCGCATTTCAACGCCGCCCCCGCCGACCTGGCCGAAGCCGTGCTGCTCGCCTGCTGCGGCAGCCGCCGCTGGGCCCAGCGCGTGGTCGCCCACCGCCCCTATCCCGACCTCGACGCGTTGCTCGCCGCCTCCGACGAGGCCGGCTACGACCTCTCCCCCGCCGACCTCTCCGAGGCCCTCTCCGAAGAGTCCTCCGCCGGTCTGCAGCCCGGCGCGCCGCAGGCCGCGCAGACCGCGCTCTCCGCCGCCCACGCCGCGTACGAGAGCCGCTTCGGCCACGCCTTCGTGATCAGCCTGCACGGCTACCACCCCGACGAGTACCTCGACCAGGTACTGGTCGGCATCCGCACCCGCCTCGCGCACGAGCCGGACGAGGAGCGGGCCGTCTCCGCCGAGGAGCTGCGCGGTCTCGCCCGCTCCCGACTGGCACATGTAGTGGCCAACCATCCGGAATCAGACGTCGCAGGGGCTTCCCGATAG